One window of the Colius striatus isolate bColStr4 chromosome 19, bColStr4.1.hap1, whole genome shotgun sequence genome contains the following:
- the ADAMTSL2 gene encoding ADAMTS-like protein 2 isoform X4 — protein MMKTPKWRWSSISISARSQLKGTLALLLVGNLVFVIAPQDLPQTSNSLEEGADVTAYWWGEWTKWTACTRSCGGGVKSQERHCLRQRKSVSGLANKTCTGTSKRYQLCKVQECPANGRSFREEQCSSFNSHVYNGRTYQWKPLYPDDYVHISSKPCDLHCTTVDGQRQLMVQARDGTSCKYTDFRGVCVSGKCEPIGCDGILFSTHTLDKCGVCQGDGSSCTHVTGSYRKGNSHLGYSLVTHIPAGARDIQIVERKKSADVLAVADEAGYYFFNGNYKVDSPKNFNIAGTVFKYRRPMDVYETGIEYIVAQGPTNQGLNIMVWNQNGKNPSITFEYTLLRKPHSKNLQPIYYTFSESDSEESREFDGDVPLGFIQHNATYFGKISRERVDLENQVFGRQDTEEDLNLSKGQETNEVYERAETIDCEPKLKGKQPQDSNVTRSTYQTDHEDRDMEPKITSREFLLENAITDKLLDKTSDSKELVLNMTMNSIFAQGDPINSVGSHIDSLYVDYEDTDGLVTYTLNSTYMELSNGKAVNTSAETPFSNATVTMSSPQGNRTHKARNRLKLLRKGQGVSAADMYRWKLSSHEPCSSTCTTGVMSTYAMCVRYDGIEVDDTYCDAMTRPEPIHEFCAGRECQPRWETSSWSECSRTCGEGFQFRIVRCWKMISPGFDSSVYSDLCESADITRPDERKVCKNPACGPQWEMSEWSECSARCGERSVVTRDIRCSEDETLCDASARPLAEKNCTGPPCDRQWTVSDWGPCSGGCGQGRMIRHVYCKTSDGRVVPESQCNLETKPLAIHPCGDKNCPSHWLAQDWERCNTTCGRGVKKRIVLCLEIVNGKIKTRNPADCDVAKKPVEETTCFERPCFKWYTTPWSECTKTCGIGVRMRDVKCYQGKDIVRGCDPLVKPVGKQTCDLQPCPTEPPDDSCQDQAGTNCALAIKVNLCSHWYYSKACCRSCRAPHS, from the exons AT GATGAAGACACCTAAGTGGAGATGGAGCAGCATCTCCATCAGTGCACGGTCCCAGCTGAAAGGCACCCTGGCCCTTCTCCTCGTGGGCAACCTTGTCTTTGTGATAGCTCCA CAGGACctgccacagacctccaacAGCCTGGAGGAAGGGGCAGACGTCACTGCGTACTGGTGGGGAGAATGGACCAAGTGGACGGCGTGTACCAGGAGCTGCGGCGGAGGCGTCAAGTCGCAGGAGAGGCACTGCCTGCGCCAGAG AAAGTCAGTGAGTGGGCTGGCTAACAAAACTTGCACTGGAACATCTAAAAGATACCAGCTCTGCAAAGTTCAA GAGTGCCCTGCAAACGGAAGGAGCTTTCGAGAGGAGCAGTGTTCATCATTTAACTCCCATGTGTATAACGGCAGAACATATCAATGGAAACCTTTATATCCTG ATGACTATGTTCACATTTCTAGCAAGCCCTGTGACCTCCATTGCACCACTGTGGATGGTCAGAGACAGTTAATGGTTCAGGCTCGGGATGGAACATCCTGCAAATACACTGATTTCCGAGGGGTTTGCGTGTCTGGAAAATGTGAG CCCATTGGATGCGATGGCATTCTCTTTTCCACCCACACTTTGGATAAATGTGGAGTTTGCCAAGGAGACGGGAGCAGCTGCACTCATGTAACCGGCAGCTACCGGAAAGGCAATTCTCATCTTG GTTATTCTCTGGTAACTCACATTCCTGCTGGAGCCAGGGATATCCAGATAGTAGAACGGAAAAAATCTGCAGATGTTCTGG CTGTGGCTGATGAAGCTGGGtattatttcttcaatgggaactACAAAGTTGACAGTCCAAAGAACTTCAACATTGCAGGCACAGTGTTCAAGTACCGCAGGCCCATGGATGTCTATGAGACTGGCATAGAGTACATCGTTGCACAAGGACCCACTAACCAAGGGCTGAATATAATG GTCTGGAACCAAAATGGCAAGAATCCATCCATCACGTTTGAATACACCCTCCTGAGGAAGCCACACTCAAAGAATCTGCAGCCCATCTACTACACCTTCTCTGAGTCAGACAgtgaagaaagcagagagttcGATGGAGATGTGCCGTTGGGTTTTATCCAGCACAATGCAACCTATTTTGGGAAAATCTCCAGGGAAAGGGTAGATTTGGAGAACCAGGTGTTTGGAAGGCAGGACACGGAGGAAGATTTAAACTTGAGCAAAGGTCAGGAAACCAATGAGGTCTATGAAAGAGCAGAAACAATTGACTGTGAGCCAAAACTGAAGGGCAAACAACCCCAAG ATTCAAACGTTACCAGGTCTACTTACCAGACAGACCATGAGGACAGAGACATGGAGCCCAAGATCACCTCCAGGGAGTTCCTTTTGGAGAATGCCATCACGGACAAGCTGCTGGACAAGACCTCGGACTCCAAGGAGCTGGTGCTCAACATGACCATGAACAGCATCTTTGCCCAGGGGGATCCCATCAACTCTGTAGGCTCACACATTGACAGCCTCTATGTTGACTATGAGGACACTGATGGCCTTGTGACCTACACCCTTAACAGCACTTACATGGAGCTGAGCAATGGCAAAGCCGTCAACACCTCTGCAGAGACACCCTTTTCAAATGCCACTGTCACCATGAGCAGCCCTCAAGGGAACAGAACCCACAAAGCAAG AAACAGATTGAAGTTGTTAAGAAAGGGCCAAGGTGTGAGTGCTGCTGACATGTACAGGTGGAAGCTTTCCTCCCATGAACCCTGCAGCTCTACATGTACCACAG GAGTGATGTCCACATATGCGATGTGTGTTCGCTATGATGGGATCGAAGTGGATGATACGTACTGTGATGCCATGACCCGGCCCGAGCCCATCCATGAGTTCTGTGCTGGGAGAGAGTGCCAGCCAAG GTGGGAGACGAGCAGCTGGAGCGAGTGCTCCCGCACGTGTGGGGAGGGGTTCCAGTTCCGCATCGTGCGCTGCTGGAAGATGATCTCGCCGGGCTTCGACAGCTCCGTCTACAGCGACCTCTGTGAGTCCGCTGACATCACCCGGCCCGACGAGCGCAAGGTCTGCAAGAACCCGGCCTGTGGGCCCCAGTGGGAGATGTCTGAGTGGTCTGAG TGCTCGGCGCGGTGCGGGGAGCGCAGCGTGGTGACGCGGGACATCCGCTGCTCCGAGGACGAGACGCTGTGTGACGCCAGCGCCCGGCCCCTGGCCGAGAAGAACTGCACAGGGCCGCCCTGCGACCGCCAGTGGACCGTCTCTGACTGGGGACCG TGCAGCGGTGGCTGcgggcagggcaggatgatcCGACACGTGTACTGCAAAACCAGCGACGGGCGAGTGGTGCCGGAGTCACAGTGCAACCTGGAGACAAAGCCTCTGGCCATCCATCCCTGTGGGGACAAGAACTGCCCCTCGCACTGGCTGGCACAGGACTGGGAGCGG TGCAACACCACGTGTGGTCGGGGTGTGAAGAAGAGGATCGTGCTCTGCCTGGAGATTGTCAATGGCAAGATCAAGACCCGTAACCCTGCTGACTGCGACGTCGCCAAGAAGCCCGTGGAGGAGACAACGTGCTTCGAGCGGCCGTGCTTCAAGTGGTACACAACCCCCTGGTCAGag TGCACAAAAACCTGTGGCATTGGTGTGAGGATGCGGGATGTGAAGTGCTACCAAGGGAAGGACATCGTCCGGGGCTGTGACCCGCTGGTGAAGCCAGTTGGCAAACAGACCTGTGacctgcagccctgccccacGGAGCCCCCAG ACGACAGCTGCCAGGACCAGGCAGGAACCAACTGTGCTTTGGCCATCAAGGTCAACCTGTGCAGCCACTGGTACTACAGCAAAGCCTGCTGCCGCTCCTGCCGCGCACCCCACTCCTAG
- the ADAMTSL2 gene encoding ADAMTS-like protein 2 isoform X2 produces MMKTPKWRWSSISISARSQLKGTLALLLVGNLVFVIAPDLPQTSNSLEEGADVTAYWWGEWTKWTACTRSCGGGVKSQERHCLRQRRKSVSGLANKTCTGTSKRYQLCKVQECPANGRSFREEQCSSFNSHVYNGRTYQWKPLYPDDYVHISSKPCDLHCTTVDGQRQLMVQARDGTSCKYTDFRGVCVSGKCEPIGCDGILFSTHTLDKCGVCQGDGSSCTHVTGSYRKGNSHLGYSLVTHIPAGARDIQIVERKKSADVLAVADEAGYYFFNGNYKVDSPKNFNIAGTVFKYRRPMDVYETGIEYIVAQGPTNQGLNIMVWNQNGKNPSITFEYTLLRKPHSKNLQPIYYTFSESDSEESREFDGDVPLGFIQHNATYFGKISRERVDLENQVFGRQDTEEDLNLSKGQETNEVYERAETIDCEPKLKGKQPQDSNVTRSTYQTDHEDRDMEPKITSREFLLENAITDKLLDKTSDSKELVLNMTMNSIFAQGDPINSVGSHIDSLYVDYEDTDGLVTYTLNSTYMELSNGKAVNTSAETPFSNATVTMSSPQGNRTHKARNRLKLLRKGQGVSAADMYRWKLSSHEPCSSTCTTGVMSTYAMCVRYDGIEVDDTYCDAMTRPEPIHEFCAGRECQPRWETSSWSECSRTCGEGFQFRIVRCWKMISPGFDSSVYSDLCESADITRPDERKVCKNPACGPQWEMSEWSECSARCGERSVVTRDIRCSEDETLCDASARPLAEKNCTGPPCDRQWTVSDWGPCSGGCGQGRMIRHVYCKTSDGRVVPESQCNLETKPLAIHPCGDKNCPSHWLAQDWERCNTTCGRGVKKRIVLCLEIVNGKIKTRNPADCDVAKKPVEETTCFERPCFKWYTTPWSECTKTCGIGVRMRDVKCYQGKDIVRGCDPLVKPVGKQTCDLQPCPTEPPDDSCQDQAGTNCALAIKVNLCSHWYYSKACCRSCRAPHS; encoded by the exons AT GATGAAGACACCTAAGTGGAGATGGAGCAGCATCTCCATCAGTGCACGGTCCCAGCTGAAAGGCACCCTGGCCCTTCTCCTCGTGGGCAACCTTGTCTTTGTGATAGCTCCA GACctgccacagacctccaacAGCCTGGAGGAAGGGGCAGACGTCACTGCGTACTGGTGGGGAGAATGGACCAAGTGGACGGCGTGTACCAGGAGCTGCGGCGGAGGCGTCAAGTCGCAGGAGAGGCACTGCCTGCGCCAGAG aagAAAGTCAGTGAGTGGGCTGGCTAACAAAACTTGCACTGGAACATCTAAAAGATACCAGCTCTGCAAAGTTCAA GAGTGCCCTGCAAACGGAAGGAGCTTTCGAGAGGAGCAGTGTTCATCATTTAACTCCCATGTGTATAACGGCAGAACATATCAATGGAAACCTTTATATCCTG ATGACTATGTTCACATTTCTAGCAAGCCCTGTGACCTCCATTGCACCACTGTGGATGGTCAGAGACAGTTAATGGTTCAGGCTCGGGATGGAACATCCTGCAAATACACTGATTTCCGAGGGGTTTGCGTGTCTGGAAAATGTGAG CCCATTGGATGCGATGGCATTCTCTTTTCCACCCACACTTTGGATAAATGTGGAGTTTGCCAAGGAGACGGGAGCAGCTGCACTCATGTAACCGGCAGCTACCGGAAAGGCAATTCTCATCTTG GTTATTCTCTGGTAACTCACATTCCTGCTGGAGCCAGGGATATCCAGATAGTAGAACGGAAAAAATCTGCAGATGTTCTGG CTGTGGCTGATGAAGCTGGGtattatttcttcaatgggaactACAAAGTTGACAGTCCAAAGAACTTCAACATTGCAGGCACAGTGTTCAAGTACCGCAGGCCCATGGATGTCTATGAGACTGGCATAGAGTACATCGTTGCACAAGGACCCACTAACCAAGGGCTGAATATAATG GTCTGGAACCAAAATGGCAAGAATCCATCCATCACGTTTGAATACACCCTCCTGAGGAAGCCACACTCAAAGAATCTGCAGCCCATCTACTACACCTTCTCTGAGTCAGACAgtgaagaaagcagagagttcGATGGAGATGTGCCGTTGGGTTTTATCCAGCACAATGCAACCTATTTTGGGAAAATCTCCAGGGAAAGGGTAGATTTGGAGAACCAGGTGTTTGGAAGGCAGGACACGGAGGAAGATTTAAACTTGAGCAAAGGTCAGGAAACCAATGAGGTCTATGAAAGAGCAGAAACAATTGACTGTGAGCCAAAACTGAAGGGCAAACAACCCCAAG ATTCAAACGTTACCAGGTCTACTTACCAGACAGACCATGAGGACAGAGACATGGAGCCCAAGATCACCTCCAGGGAGTTCCTTTTGGAGAATGCCATCACGGACAAGCTGCTGGACAAGACCTCGGACTCCAAGGAGCTGGTGCTCAACATGACCATGAACAGCATCTTTGCCCAGGGGGATCCCATCAACTCTGTAGGCTCACACATTGACAGCCTCTATGTTGACTATGAGGACACTGATGGCCTTGTGACCTACACCCTTAACAGCACTTACATGGAGCTGAGCAATGGCAAAGCCGTCAACACCTCTGCAGAGACACCCTTTTCAAATGCCACTGTCACCATGAGCAGCCCTCAAGGGAACAGAACCCACAAAGCAAG AAACAGATTGAAGTTGTTAAGAAAGGGCCAAGGTGTGAGTGCTGCTGACATGTACAGGTGGAAGCTTTCCTCCCATGAACCCTGCAGCTCTACATGTACCACAG GAGTGATGTCCACATATGCGATGTGTGTTCGCTATGATGGGATCGAAGTGGATGATACGTACTGTGATGCCATGACCCGGCCCGAGCCCATCCATGAGTTCTGTGCTGGGAGAGAGTGCCAGCCAAG GTGGGAGACGAGCAGCTGGAGCGAGTGCTCCCGCACGTGTGGGGAGGGGTTCCAGTTCCGCATCGTGCGCTGCTGGAAGATGATCTCGCCGGGCTTCGACAGCTCCGTCTACAGCGACCTCTGTGAGTCCGCTGACATCACCCGGCCCGACGAGCGCAAGGTCTGCAAGAACCCGGCCTGTGGGCCCCAGTGGGAGATGTCTGAGTGGTCTGAG TGCTCGGCGCGGTGCGGGGAGCGCAGCGTGGTGACGCGGGACATCCGCTGCTCCGAGGACGAGACGCTGTGTGACGCCAGCGCCCGGCCCCTGGCCGAGAAGAACTGCACAGGGCCGCCCTGCGACCGCCAGTGGACCGTCTCTGACTGGGGACCG TGCAGCGGTGGCTGcgggcagggcaggatgatcCGACACGTGTACTGCAAAACCAGCGACGGGCGAGTGGTGCCGGAGTCACAGTGCAACCTGGAGACAAAGCCTCTGGCCATCCATCCCTGTGGGGACAAGAACTGCCCCTCGCACTGGCTGGCACAGGACTGGGAGCGG TGCAACACCACGTGTGGTCGGGGTGTGAAGAAGAGGATCGTGCTCTGCCTGGAGATTGTCAATGGCAAGATCAAGACCCGTAACCCTGCTGACTGCGACGTCGCCAAGAAGCCCGTGGAGGAGACAACGTGCTTCGAGCGGCCGTGCTTCAAGTGGTACACAACCCCCTGGTCAGag TGCACAAAAACCTGTGGCATTGGTGTGAGGATGCGGGATGTGAAGTGCTACCAAGGGAAGGACATCGTCCGGGGCTGTGACCCGCTGGTGAAGCCAGTTGGCAAACAGACCTGTGacctgcagccctgccccacGGAGCCCCCAG ACGACAGCTGCCAGGACCAGGCAGGAACCAACTGTGCTTTGGCCATCAAGGTCAACCTGTGCAGCCACTGGTACTACAGCAAAGCCTGCTGCCGCTCCTGCCGCGCACCCCACTCCTAG
- the ADAMTSL2 gene encoding ADAMTS-like protein 2 isoform X3: MKTPKWRWSSISISARSQLKGTLALLLVGNLVFVIAPQDLPQTSNSLEEGADVTAYWWGEWTKWTACTRSCGGGVKSQERHCLRQRRKSVSGLANKTCTGTSKRYQLCKVQECPANGRSFREEQCSSFNSHVYNGRTYQWKPLYPDDYVHISSKPCDLHCTTVDGQRQLMVQARDGTSCKYTDFRGVCVSGKCEPIGCDGILFSTHTLDKCGVCQGDGSSCTHVTGSYRKGNSHLGYSLVTHIPAGARDIQIVERKKSADVLAVADEAGYYFFNGNYKVDSPKNFNIAGTVFKYRRPMDVYETGIEYIVAQGPTNQGLNIMVWNQNGKNPSITFEYTLLRKPHSKNLQPIYYTFSESDSEESREFDGDVPLGFIQHNATYFGKISRERVDLENQVFGRQDTEEDLNLSKGQETNEVYERAETIDCEPKLKGKQPQDSNVTRSTYQTDHEDRDMEPKITSREFLLENAITDKLLDKTSDSKELVLNMTMNSIFAQGDPINSVGSHIDSLYVDYEDTDGLVTYTLNSTYMELSNGKAVNTSAETPFSNATVTMSSPQGNRTHKARNRLKLLRKGQGVSAADMYRWKLSSHEPCSSTCTTGVMSTYAMCVRYDGIEVDDTYCDAMTRPEPIHEFCAGRECQPRWETSSWSECSRTCGEGFQFRIVRCWKMISPGFDSSVYSDLCESADITRPDERKVCKNPACGPQWEMSEWSECSARCGERSVVTRDIRCSEDETLCDASARPLAEKNCTGPPCDRQWTVSDWGPCSGGCGQGRMIRHVYCKTSDGRVVPESQCNLETKPLAIHPCGDKNCPSHWLAQDWERCNTTCGRGVKKRIVLCLEIVNGKIKTRNPADCDVAKKPVEETTCFERPCFKWYTTPWSECTKTCGIGVRMRDVKCYQGKDIVRGCDPLVKPVGKQTCDLQPCPTEPPDDSCQDQAGTNCALAIKVNLCSHWYYSKACCRSCRAPHS, from the exons ATGAAGACACCTAAGTGGAGATGGAGCAGCATCTCCATCAGTGCACGGTCCCAGCTGAAAGGCACCCTGGCCCTTCTCCTCGTGGGCAACCTTGTCTTTGTGATAGCTCCA CAGGACctgccacagacctccaacAGCCTGGAGGAAGGGGCAGACGTCACTGCGTACTGGTGGGGAGAATGGACCAAGTGGACGGCGTGTACCAGGAGCTGCGGCGGAGGCGTCAAGTCGCAGGAGAGGCACTGCCTGCGCCAGAG aagAAAGTCAGTGAGTGGGCTGGCTAACAAAACTTGCACTGGAACATCTAAAAGATACCAGCTCTGCAAAGTTCAA GAGTGCCCTGCAAACGGAAGGAGCTTTCGAGAGGAGCAGTGTTCATCATTTAACTCCCATGTGTATAACGGCAGAACATATCAATGGAAACCTTTATATCCTG ATGACTATGTTCACATTTCTAGCAAGCCCTGTGACCTCCATTGCACCACTGTGGATGGTCAGAGACAGTTAATGGTTCAGGCTCGGGATGGAACATCCTGCAAATACACTGATTTCCGAGGGGTTTGCGTGTCTGGAAAATGTGAG CCCATTGGATGCGATGGCATTCTCTTTTCCACCCACACTTTGGATAAATGTGGAGTTTGCCAAGGAGACGGGAGCAGCTGCACTCATGTAACCGGCAGCTACCGGAAAGGCAATTCTCATCTTG GTTATTCTCTGGTAACTCACATTCCTGCTGGAGCCAGGGATATCCAGATAGTAGAACGGAAAAAATCTGCAGATGTTCTGG CTGTGGCTGATGAAGCTGGGtattatttcttcaatgggaactACAAAGTTGACAGTCCAAAGAACTTCAACATTGCAGGCACAGTGTTCAAGTACCGCAGGCCCATGGATGTCTATGAGACTGGCATAGAGTACATCGTTGCACAAGGACCCACTAACCAAGGGCTGAATATAATG GTCTGGAACCAAAATGGCAAGAATCCATCCATCACGTTTGAATACACCCTCCTGAGGAAGCCACACTCAAAGAATCTGCAGCCCATCTACTACACCTTCTCTGAGTCAGACAgtgaagaaagcagagagttcGATGGAGATGTGCCGTTGGGTTTTATCCAGCACAATGCAACCTATTTTGGGAAAATCTCCAGGGAAAGGGTAGATTTGGAGAACCAGGTGTTTGGAAGGCAGGACACGGAGGAAGATTTAAACTTGAGCAAAGGTCAGGAAACCAATGAGGTCTATGAAAGAGCAGAAACAATTGACTGTGAGCCAAAACTGAAGGGCAAACAACCCCAAG ATTCAAACGTTACCAGGTCTACTTACCAGACAGACCATGAGGACAGAGACATGGAGCCCAAGATCACCTCCAGGGAGTTCCTTTTGGAGAATGCCATCACGGACAAGCTGCTGGACAAGACCTCGGACTCCAAGGAGCTGGTGCTCAACATGACCATGAACAGCATCTTTGCCCAGGGGGATCCCATCAACTCTGTAGGCTCACACATTGACAGCCTCTATGTTGACTATGAGGACACTGATGGCCTTGTGACCTACACCCTTAACAGCACTTACATGGAGCTGAGCAATGGCAAAGCCGTCAACACCTCTGCAGAGACACCCTTTTCAAATGCCACTGTCACCATGAGCAGCCCTCAAGGGAACAGAACCCACAAAGCAAG AAACAGATTGAAGTTGTTAAGAAAGGGCCAAGGTGTGAGTGCTGCTGACATGTACAGGTGGAAGCTTTCCTCCCATGAACCCTGCAGCTCTACATGTACCACAG GAGTGATGTCCACATATGCGATGTGTGTTCGCTATGATGGGATCGAAGTGGATGATACGTACTGTGATGCCATGACCCGGCCCGAGCCCATCCATGAGTTCTGTGCTGGGAGAGAGTGCCAGCCAAG GTGGGAGACGAGCAGCTGGAGCGAGTGCTCCCGCACGTGTGGGGAGGGGTTCCAGTTCCGCATCGTGCGCTGCTGGAAGATGATCTCGCCGGGCTTCGACAGCTCCGTCTACAGCGACCTCTGTGAGTCCGCTGACATCACCCGGCCCGACGAGCGCAAGGTCTGCAAGAACCCGGCCTGTGGGCCCCAGTGGGAGATGTCTGAGTGGTCTGAG TGCTCGGCGCGGTGCGGGGAGCGCAGCGTGGTGACGCGGGACATCCGCTGCTCCGAGGACGAGACGCTGTGTGACGCCAGCGCCCGGCCCCTGGCCGAGAAGAACTGCACAGGGCCGCCCTGCGACCGCCAGTGGACCGTCTCTGACTGGGGACCG TGCAGCGGTGGCTGcgggcagggcaggatgatcCGACACGTGTACTGCAAAACCAGCGACGGGCGAGTGGTGCCGGAGTCACAGTGCAACCTGGAGACAAAGCCTCTGGCCATCCATCCCTGTGGGGACAAGAACTGCCCCTCGCACTGGCTGGCACAGGACTGGGAGCGG TGCAACACCACGTGTGGTCGGGGTGTGAAGAAGAGGATCGTGCTCTGCCTGGAGATTGTCAATGGCAAGATCAAGACCCGTAACCCTGCTGACTGCGACGTCGCCAAGAAGCCCGTGGAGGAGACAACGTGCTTCGAGCGGCCGTGCTTCAAGTGGTACACAACCCCCTGGTCAGag TGCACAAAAACCTGTGGCATTGGTGTGAGGATGCGGGATGTGAAGTGCTACCAAGGGAAGGACATCGTCCGGGGCTGTGACCCGCTGGTGAAGCCAGTTGGCAAACAGACCTGTGacctgcagccctgccccacGGAGCCCCCAG ACGACAGCTGCCAGGACCAGGCAGGAACCAACTGTGCTTTGGCCATCAAGGTCAACCTGTGCAGCCACTGGTACTACAGCAAAGCCTGCTGCCGCTCCTGCCGCGCACCCCACTCCTAG
- the ADAMTSL2 gene encoding ADAMTS-like protein 2 isoform X7, which yields MEHPANTLISEGFACLENPIGCDGILFSTHTLDKCGVCQGDGSSCTHVTGSYRKGNSHLGYSLVTHIPAGARDIQIVERKKSADVLAVADEAGYYFFNGNYKVDSPKNFNIAGTVFKYRRPMDVYETGIEYIVAQGPTNQGLNIMVWNQNGKNPSITFEYTLLRKPHSKNLQPIYYTFSESDSEESREFDGDVPLGFIQHNATYFGKISRERVDLENQVFGRQDTEEDLNLSKGQETNEVYERAETIDCEPKLKGKQPQDSNVTRSTYQTDHEDRDMEPKITSREFLLENAITDKLLDKTSDSKELVLNMTMNSIFAQGDPINSVGSHIDSLYVDYEDTDGLVTYTLNSTYMELSNGKAVNTSAETPFSNATVTMSSPQGNRTHKARNRLKLLRKGQGVSAADMYRWKLSSHEPCSSTCTTGVMSTYAMCVRYDGIEVDDTYCDAMTRPEPIHEFCAGRECQPRWETSSWSECSRTCGEGFQFRIVRCWKMISPGFDSSVYSDLCESADITRPDERKVCKNPACGPQWEMSEWSECSARCGERSVVTRDIRCSEDETLCDASARPLAEKNCTGPPCDRQWTVSDWGPCSGGCGQGRMIRHVYCKTSDGRVVPESQCNLETKPLAIHPCGDKNCPSHWLAQDWERCNTTCGRGVKKRIVLCLEIVNGKIKTRNPADCDVAKKPVEETTCFERPCFKWYTTPWSECTKTCGIGVRMRDVKCYQGKDIVRGCDPLVKPVGKQTCDLQPCPTEPPDDSCQDQAGTNCALAIKVNLCSHWYYSKACCRSCRAPHS from the exons ATGGAACATCCTGCAAATACACTGATTTCCGAGGGGTTTGCGTGTCTGGAAAAT CCCATTGGATGCGATGGCATTCTCTTTTCCACCCACACTTTGGATAAATGTGGAGTTTGCCAAGGAGACGGGAGCAGCTGCACTCATGTAACCGGCAGCTACCGGAAAGGCAATTCTCATCTTG GTTATTCTCTGGTAACTCACATTCCTGCTGGAGCCAGGGATATCCAGATAGTAGAACGGAAAAAATCTGCAGATGTTCTGG CTGTGGCTGATGAAGCTGGGtattatttcttcaatgggaactACAAAGTTGACAGTCCAAAGAACTTCAACATTGCAGGCACAGTGTTCAAGTACCGCAGGCCCATGGATGTCTATGAGACTGGCATAGAGTACATCGTTGCACAAGGACCCACTAACCAAGGGCTGAATATAATG GTCTGGAACCAAAATGGCAAGAATCCATCCATCACGTTTGAATACACCCTCCTGAGGAAGCCACACTCAAAGAATCTGCAGCCCATCTACTACACCTTCTCTGAGTCAGACAgtgaagaaagcagagagttcGATGGAGATGTGCCGTTGGGTTTTATCCAGCACAATGCAACCTATTTTGGGAAAATCTCCAGGGAAAGGGTAGATTTGGAGAACCAGGTGTTTGGAAGGCAGGACACGGAGGAAGATTTAAACTTGAGCAAAGGTCAGGAAACCAATGAGGTCTATGAAAGAGCAGAAACAATTGACTGTGAGCCAAAACTGAAGGGCAAACAACCCCAAG ATTCAAACGTTACCAGGTCTACTTACCAGACAGACCATGAGGACAGAGACATGGAGCCCAAGATCACCTCCAGGGAGTTCCTTTTGGAGAATGCCATCACGGACAAGCTGCTGGACAAGACCTCGGACTCCAAGGAGCTGGTGCTCAACATGACCATGAACAGCATCTTTGCCCAGGGGGATCCCATCAACTCTGTAGGCTCACACATTGACAGCCTCTATGTTGACTATGAGGACACTGATGGCCTTGTGACCTACACCCTTAACAGCACTTACATGGAGCTGAGCAATGGCAAAGCCGTCAACACCTCTGCAGAGACACCCTTTTCAAATGCCACTGTCACCATGAGCAGCCCTCAAGGGAACAGAACCCACAAAGCAAG AAACAGATTGAAGTTGTTAAGAAAGGGCCAAGGTGTGAGTGCTGCTGACATGTACAGGTGGAAGCTTTCCTCCCATGAACCCTGCAGCTCTACATGTACCACAG GAGTGATGTCCACATATGCGATGTGTGTTCGCTATGATGGGATCGAAGTGGATGATACGTACTGTGATGCCATGACCCGGCCCGAGCCCATCCATGAGTTCTGTGCTGGGAGAGAGTGCCAGCCAAG GTGGGAGACGAGCAGCTGGAGCGAGTGCTCCCGCACGTGTGGGGAGGGGTTCCAGTTCCGCATCGTGCGCTGCTGGAAGATGATCTCGCCGGGCTTCGACAGCTCCGTCTACAGCGACCTCTGTGAGTCCGCTGACATCACCCGGCCCGACGAGCGCAAGGTCTGCAAGAACCCGGCCTGTGGGCCCCAGTGGGAGATGTCTGAGTGGTCTGAG TGCTCGGCGCGGTGCGGGGAGCGCAGCGTGGTGACGCGGGACATCCGCTGCTCCGAGGACGAGACGCTGTGTGACGCCAGCGCCCGGCCCCTGGCCGAGAAGAACTGCACAGGGCCGCCCTGCGACCGCCAGTGGACCGTCTCTGACTGGGGACCG TGCAGCGGTGGCTGcgggcagggcaggatgatcCGACACGTGTACTGCAAAACCAGCGACGGGCGAGTGGTGCCGGAGTCACAGTGCAACCTGGAGACAAAGCCTCTGGCCATCCATCCCTGTGGGGACAAGAACTGCCCCTCGCACTGGCTGGCACAGGACTGGGAGCGG TGCAACACCACGTGTGGTCGGGGTGTGAAGAAGAGGATCGTGCTCTGCCTGGAGATTGTCAATGGCAAGATCAAGACCCGTAACCCTGCTGACTGCGACGTCGCCAAGAAGCCCGTGGAGGAGACAACGTGCTTCGAGCGGCCGTGCTTCAAGTGGTACACAACCCCCTGGTCAGag TGCACAAAAACCTGTGGCATTGGTGTGAGGATGCGGGATGTGAAGTGCTACCAAGGGAAGGACATCGTCCGGGGCTGTGACCCGCTGGTGAAGCCAGTTGGCAAACAGACCTGTGacctgcagccctgccccacGGAGCCCCCAG ACGACAGCTGCCAGGACCAGGCAGGAACCAACTGTGCTTTGGCCATCAAGGTCAACCTGTGCAGCCACTGGTACTACAGCAAAGCCTGCTGCCGCTCCTGCCGCGCACCCCACTCCTAG